tataatgggaatgggtaataattgtatgggtagacaattattattgtaatcagattaggtattcttgttggctaagtttgtgatggacatatatacatagtcatgttattattttgatgtatgcttaagaGATGTAGTCGTCTTAGGTATTGTGCGAGAGATGTTTGAGCATTGGTTGTCTCAAATATCAGTTTGGGACACCATTGAGATGttatgtattgatgtattattgataattattttgattaataatacaagttgggacatGGGTTTTCCACGTCAAATATATTGTTGCGTGTTTGTGTGCGTACTATGTATTGGTAGAATTGAATCTCGAATATGAGTGTGTGTTTCCTCCTAACAATACACCTATTTCTCTTTAAATCAATTCAGATATTTAtgtatattaaaatatattatcaATAATCTCGACAGTATTATATACTCAGAAGAATAGTTTTCTTGATGATATACACCTCATTTGAAACAACATCTTTTATTAACTCAATTATTCTGCGAATACTTTTAGtgaacccaacacctaggcttgagttacaatattgcatatcaattccacTTGAAAAACTTATTAGGACATCACCGGAGCCCCTACTATACGATGATCAGTTATTTAGTAAAATATTGTTAttattttctactagtagaaggacgacttCCTTACTTCCGGTTGTCatcctggccgcattcgggcatTCGATGCTTCCCTCCTCTCCCGGGTATATTTTACATACTTTGCATGTCCATCGGTATTCATGTTACCTTCTCATGTGGTAATAATTAGTAGTCTCCCCCAGTACACAAATTACTGGAGTCTACCTTTCCTTGTTCTTTTAAGAGTCCTATCATATATTTGGAACTTATTTAGTTCCCCAAGCATAATGCTTGTTGATAGTTACATACCGAGATATATACATACTTCTGGTATTTGTTATATTGTAAAAGAATGTCCCGTCCTTGGAAATATTtgtattattatttaaataagtTTATATAATATCTCTGAAATACTTTCGGGTTTTTGAATAACATTTACTAACCGTCTCTCGGTTTAAATATCTCATAGTACGCTACTTGCTAGCGTCATTTTATACTGGTATAATACTTATACCAATCATCAACAAATCGAGTAATATATCCGAACTCataaatatatttgtaaaattatttaaaataaatatatccAATATATAATCGTTTCCGAAATATTTTTGGGGTTTTAATAACTTTACCGACCGACTACGGGTCTCAAATATATCATAACCCGTTATTTTCTTAGCGTTATCATTTCAAATCCAGTATTATtttataccaaaatcatcatatcttatgattcaatatatatCAACCAGTAAAACATTATAAAACTTTCATCATGCATATATTGCAGTTTTTAAAAACAATCACAACATAACAGTTCTGAAAAGGTAGGATTTAAAAACTTGCCTGTAGTACAAGATACGTTCTCCGACTTCcactcgttccgggttttctaatcaacaaatatcataatcttaatcagtattcctaatccaTCAACGACTTATTTTACTAATAAGTGTAATATTATAAAACTATCGTAATTTGACCGCGTCGAAATAACTATCAATTTTTAGTCGTAATGGACGACCAAAGCGTTCTCCTAGGTTGACTTTTCCGAAAGTTtctattacgcgactcgcactctaacatatttaataatttgaaaaattaatattttaatacaaaaccaCCTCATGAATATTTATGAggatttttaatatttattataaaattttcagTTTCAAAACACAAATGGAAACAggtagaaaatattttaaaagtcCGGTCAACTACAAAATTTTACTATTTGCACCTCATTCACTAAAACGTTAATTTCTCGCAAACCGTTAACTCAGTCGACACACCATCTTCACATGCACGATCTAGAGAATATTTAGACCAAATAATTTGAAATTAGTTTTCTGGGAAGGGGTTGAAAATCCCGAAGCAACATATTTTATGCAATAGGCAGTTTCAGTATTTTCACTTTACGTGACTTTGGCTccaaaatttttataaaattgaaatattCATATCTTAAGATCAAACCTTAAAGTGGTCTTACTCACTGCATAATTCAGCTAtgaaataaatttcataattttaaattatgtttCAGGGTCTCGTTTATACCATCAAAGTCGGTAATACGTGACAGTTTAGATTTCCCGACTACATTCGCTAAAACAGattttctcctaaaccgtaaaaTTTATCGTCACGATATTTATATTGTTACAAACTAAAAAACAATATCTTTACATTCATGGAAAGAGgtattcaaaaatattaattttacagTTCGATAATATGttttaaaacagttctaaatGTAAATaaacattacgacggctataaccgTAACGATTCTCAATTTTACCACGTTAAATCATTATCCATCAATAAAATCAACAACTCAAACTATTTATAAAATTATCAGCCTTTAAACTTCAATATTTACCCAACAATAATTAACAACAACAATCCATCATTAAGATTCAACAATCCAAAGTCCATTATCCAAAAATCATGCCACACGTGAACATATCTTGTAATTAATCTTAAAAATCAAAGAAATACAAAGGGTAGAGAGTGTTTATACATTCATTTATGATTTAACCATACTAAAAAAATCTTGGATGTCTTGCAGAAGCTTTGGTCTAGCCTTATATACCTTAAACTTACAAGAGGATATCAAGAACACAACTTAATTTTTAACCATCAAATACATGCCCAACCTTGGACAAGATTTAGCAATGAAATATTTAATTAATGGATATGAAACTTTGCACGTACCTTTAGTATATAGCGAAGGAGTTTGGAACCAAATTTTTATGATTTATTGAGCCCTAGATCttaagttatgaatttttctttctcccttggCATGAAAATCCGAATTGCTGGAAATGAAAAGTGTGAGAGCTTTTTTCTTGCTTTCTTGAAACTATTGGTTGATAATTGATAAGTATTTTTTGTATGTAAAATTTATAAAGCAAGGTGTATCAATTTTCCACACCCAAGTACATGAATTATCAAACTTTTTCATGATTAAAGACAACACTCCATGTATTAAGGAACTAGGTTCCTAACTAGTCCTTGCATTTCTACTTTGGTTCCTAGCTTTTTTGGTTAGCTCTAAACTGATTTGTTAGAATGGAATGTATGGCTTTCATGGCTCTCTCACTTTGGTTAGCAAAATAGTGTTTAATACTTAATCTCCTTTCGTTAGTTCGATTAATTCCCTTTAACATTTCGTTGAACAAATCCTTTCATCATAAATCCTTATCATTTCTAGTACTTGGACTTGGTTGTATTTATGAGATTTCATTTATTATAATTCTTCCCCGTCATAGTGTAATCCTGGTATTCCCCGGTAGCTCGTAAAATCAGTTCATTTAAAATATTGTTTTTTCTTCGAAATTAACGaattttacatacactcatttattACGAAATAACATCAACTCGGAAACTTAAATTTAATACTCTTATATAGTGTGGTCTCCAAAGTTTTTATTAACTCGCAAGATTACTATTCATAAGATCTTTTACCGATGTtaaaaatttgggtttttacaattttaatttgtattcaaccctcctctacaaattaacctaagttgattgttagtggataacaattgatatcagaggACGTCTTTAACAAACAAAAGGTCTAAAGATCCTGAAGCTGATCCAATCAATCACGGTTAAAAAGGAGGTAGAAGCCCGAATTCCATACTTGAACAAACAATTTCTCAATCTGTCTCTCATGGCCAAAAATGATGATTCAGAGACAACCTCAAGAAGCATTCAGGTAATTACAACTGATCTCTCTCAGTTAAGTAAGATTGAATGTCAAGAATCTATCCATGATATGTCTTGTGATGTACACAATTTACATATCTCCCTGAATTCTCTTAGAAAGGAAAATGCTAGAATTAAAAATGTTAACTCCTTATTACTTGAGAGAAAATATATATTACTAGAGACTCAGTTGCTTGATTATGAGAATTCCAAGAAAGGCTTCCTAGCTGAAAAAGATGATTTTCCGAGGATATTAAAAAGAGAAAAAATTCTAAGAAAGAAACTAATTTTAAATAAGAGGTAATTGCTAAATGGAAGGAATCTAGGGATATAGCAAGTAATTCATAGATCTTGAAAGTGTTGAATCGTTCTGTGAAGATACTTGGAAAAGGGAGAAAAAGAAATTACACAAGAGAATTCTACTGATAATTGTGCCTCAACAAATAATAATTATCCATTGAAGGAAGGGAAATCAAAGGATAAAATTATTTGTTGAAAGAAAGTATCAATACTTGCAAACTGGATATGTTAAATGAAGATGATGAACCAGTGAGTAATAACTCTTTCAAGAAAGAAGGAAACAAAACCAAAAGGTTTGAGAAGAGCAACATAGGATACTTGTCCAACAACAAACTGAAGGATAAGTGGGAAACCGGAATGGGGATCAAGAAGAAGAACAACAGGAACAAAAAATATGGATTAAGAAGCATATCAACTACACtcctgacaaatatgctccaaGGAAAACTTGTTTCAATTGttgtagtgttaatcatctatcttcTAAGTGTACATTACTTCCATCCCTGTCATGTTTGTTTCTCCTCTACCTATGAATGCCATGCTAAACATGCCTAATGTATTTAGTTAGAACCTtagaaacatgcaaatcaattctCACCCTGTATTATTCTACATTTAATGTGCCATGGAATAAGCAAGGAATGAACATCATGTCTACATCTTCATCTCATAAGATACACTCTCAAATTTTCACATCCGACTCTAACACTTACACATTTGATCAAAGACCAACACCTAGAGAAAAGGTGGACTTAAATCCTCTTAATTCCAGGAAGTAGATGGTCAAAATAGAAAGAAGGCGGTCAATATGACATGACCCAAGAAAACCTGGGTACCTAAATCAGTTTGAAATGGTTTTATTATTTGCAGGAAAAAGGGTGGAATGTCTGGTATGTAGACAATGGTTGTTCATGTAACATGACTGATGATTCATCCATACTCACTAAGTTTGAAGAGAAATCTGGCCCAAGTATTATTACCCgtggagatgacaacaaaggtgATACTGGCTTGATTTtagttagaaatgtcatcataGATGGTGTAGCACTGGTTGAGGGACTCAAGCACAACTTGCTAAGTGTCATCCAACTATGTGAAAATGGCTCTAAAGTCATTTTTGATAATGAAGCATGCATTGTCATTAAAAAAAGTGACAACAAGGACCTTTTATCTGGAAAGAGAAACATAAATATGTATGTAGCTGAGTTCACCTCAACTGATGTTGAATCAATGGTTTGTCTGCTTAGcaagaaaaataaggataaaaaTGGCTATAACACAAGGagctatctcacttgaatctTTCAAAAATGAGCAATTTGATCAAGAAGAATTCAGTAGAAGAAATACCAGAGTTGGAATTTTCCAAGGATGGTCTCCATGATACTTATCTTAAGAAGAAAATGTTCTTATTCAAGAAGAAGACAAAGTCATCATTTGACAGTCACCTGCTATTCCAACTTGAATATGCAGTTCGATCAAACTGTATCTTGCATCTGAATAAATCCTATTCAATGATCTTATTCAAGAAGAAGACATGGTAATCA
This genomic interval from Apium graveolens cultivar Ventura chromosome 8, ASM990537v1, whole genome shotgun sequence contains the following:
- the LOC141679996 gene encoding uncharacterized protein LOC141679996; the protein is MAKNDDSETTSRSIQEKGWNVWYVDNGCSCNMTDDSSILTKFEEKSGPSIITRGDDNKGDTGLILVRNVIIDGVALVEGLKHNLLSVIQLCENGSKVIFDNEACIVIKKSDNKDLLSGKRNINMYVAEFTSTDVESMVCLLSKKNKDKNGYNTRSYLT